Genomic window (Candidatus Fokinia cryptica):
TTGAGAATGTAAGTGAGAGTGAGAATGCAGAAGAGGAGAACGATAAGGGCGATAGGAACGACGATGATATGGTATGTCTTTCAGTGGAGGCATCAAAGGAGAAGCAGTATAAGAGCTTGAGGAATAATGTTGAATTGAAATTCAAGAAAAAATCTGATGGGAAAGGGAATTTGATCGTCATCACTGGAGTGAATGGAGCTGGTAAAACTCATTTTTTGCAGGGGATTGCTAGGGATGTAACAAATGCACTACTTACGACTCGTAACTCAGCTTACGATTATTTCCATAATAGGCTTTGTACAATTGGAGATATCTATCATGAATTAGAAGATATTTTGCGGGAAATATATAAGCACTCTAAAAGGCCTCATAGTTGGCAGAATTGCTTATTTAATGAAGATAAAGAGGAGTATAAAGTAAGAGATAGCGTCTTAATACGCTTGTTAGTATATATGGAAGGGTTGTTTTTTTTTAGAAGAGGAGGTGCAGCACTAGAAATTACTGAATTTTCTAAGAGAGAAATTACTGAATTTCTAAAGGCACTTAATCTTTTAAAAATTGAGCATATTGAAAATTATCATTGTATTATAAGAGACAGCGATAGTTGTAAAAAGATCCTCATAATTCTTGAAGAAATTTTTGCAAAAACTTCCGCTGAGAGCAGAGGGATAAAGGATACAAAAAAGATAACTAAAGAGTCAGAATTTGAGCAATATATCCAAAAGCTTTTTGTGAGAAGTGCTATTGAAATGCACAGAGATGTTGTTAAGGCATTGAAGAGCATAATTTCTTATCACATATTTGAAATATTAAATTTAGAAGAAGATATAAATAGTAGTATCAAGAAGTGTAATATTAGTTTTAAGTATAAATTTACTATTGTAGGAGAAGAATTTTGTTTCACGGGTACAACAAAATTGAAAACAGGAGAAGAGCTACCTATTAATTTGAGATTTGAGGAGTTATCAAGTGGTGAGAAGATGATATTTGAATTGATATGTTATGCTACTTTCTGCAAAATGTTAAATATAAAATATCTACTATTTGATGAGTTTGATGCAAGTTTGAATCCCCAATTAGCAGAAAGCTACATCAAAACTGTGCGGGAAGTACTGTTGAAAAGTGGAATCACAGTCGTACTTACTACTCATTCCCCTTCTACCGTTATAGAGGTAGAACCGGATGAGTTGTGGTGGATGAGTAGAATGAGGAGAGACGATGGTAGCGAAGAAGTAGAACTCAAGAGCGCAGAAAATAAGGGTGGAAAAGTAAAGATTTTGGATTTCTTAGCTCCAAGGTTTACTCCATCTGAAGACGCTGCCAAACTTACATATAGTGCGATACCAAATGGTAGTATTGTAATTTTCGTAGAAGGAGAGTCTGATTTAGCTTTTTTCGAAGCAGTGAATGAAAAAATGGAGAGCATTTCGAAAAAAAATAGATATCATTTCTGTTATTTAGGAGGGATAACAAGGGCTTCTTATATTACTTTTATGCTTCAAAATTTCCCGAATAACTTAAAGAAAATTATCTTTATGCTAGATAGTGATAATGCAGGATGTGAAGCAATAGTGAATTTTTTAGAAAATAAGATTAAAGATCAAGATTTTAAAAAGAAATTTGTCACGGAAAATAATATTTTTCTCACTTTAATACAGTCATCTGATGGCGATACAGGAGAATATAAACTGGAAGAAATGATAAAAGACATTATGGAAGAAACATCAAGAAATGGTAGCAGTCCTCTCAAATGCAATTTTATACTGCTTCTATTGAAAGAAAAGTGGAAGATGATGAAGATTATGAAGGTAATAAACATCTTAGTACTAAGTAACAAAAGTTCTTCTAAAGATGGAGTAGAATTAATAAAGGATATTATAAATTATTCCTGTGATGAGCTCAAAGGTGCTTATGAAAGCAAAGTGAGTTCGTTGAAAGGATGTGATATAGAGAATTGGAATGAGCTGATACAAGATTGTAAAGAGGAGGATAAGGAAAAATTGGAAAAAGCTGGAAAAGAACTAGTTGGTTTTATAGGAGCAATAGTAAAACATTTGAATGAGGTAATTGATTATTTTGGGCAATTAAATGGTGATTCAAAAGATATAAGTGCTGCCACGTCAAACCGGAAAAAGATAAACTGGAAAGAGATAGAAGGAACAATAAATACTAGTTGTGTGGGTACTATAAACAATATTATAGCTAATTTGGAAGAGATAAAGAATGATAAAAAGGGGAAACAGTTAGAGGGAAATACAGAAAAGTGGGATGAGGCGATAGAGCTTATCAAGATAGTAGCTAATGGGACTACTTCAGAGCTCAACAAAGAGGTAATGAAAACTATTATTCCTTCAGATCCTATGACAAGTGAACCTGTTAAAAGGCAATTTGATTGGATTAATTCTATCATTGAATATTCAGAGGGAAAACAAGAAAAATTCGGTAAGGAAGTAAAAATATCTAAAAAAGGAAGAAACGTGAAGATTGTTACGAGAAAGTAATCCCAGCAAATGACACAATGCGTATCGGAAGAAGCACCACAAGAAAATTGAAGAGATGAAAAGATTGTTACGAGAAAGTAATCCCAGCAAATGACACAATGCGTATCGGAAGAAGCGCTACAAGAAAGTTGAAGATGAAAAAGGATGAATGAGATAGTATTGAAAAAAGTAGTACTGAAAAAAGTTTTTGGGGATTTTAGTTCACATCCTCACTACTTTGTTAGAAAAGAGCTTTGTGAAGAAAGACGCCCAAACGTAGCAGTTATGGCTTTCAGGATATAGGCACTAATCGCAAAAATATCAGAAGGATTTTGCGAAAATGCAATACAATGTAAGATTAGACCATACAAAACTATGGAGCGGGTGATGGGAATCGAACCCACGCGGCTAGCTTGGAAGGCTAGAACTCTACCATTGAGCTACACCCGCAAACGTGTACCTAGGTAACATATAAAATGAATGTTGAGACGTCAATATAAAATCCTTAAGAAGGCTATTATTTGTCGTTTTAAGAGATATGTTTATTTTTTGGAGATGTTTAGCATCTATTGAAGGTTATGATAAATTATGCTACATAATATCATGCAAATTTATCATTTACGCGAATGCAGAAATATACTCTTTCCATCATAAAGCCTGATGCGGTAGCTAGAAAAAAAATTGGTGCAATAATAGCTGATATAGAAAGTGCCGGATTTACAATAGTAGCTCAAAGAATGATTCATATGTCGAAAGATGAGGCTCGTGCGTTTTATGCTGTTCATTCAGAGAGACCGTTTTTTAATTCTTTGGTAGATTATATATCTTCCGGTGCCATAGTGGTGCAGGTTTTAGAAAAAGGAACTGACGTTGTTATGGCTTACAGAAAATTAATGGGGGCAACAAATCCTTCTGATGCAGAAGTTGGTACTTTAAGAAGAACATATGGTGCTAGTATAGAGGAGAATGCTGTTCATGGCTCTGACTCGGATGAAAATGCTAAAATTGAGATAGAATTCTTTTTCAAAAGTAATGATTTCAGTAATAAGTAACCGAAAGAAATTCATAAAGCTGTATTGTTAAATTGTGAAACATTTCCTTATGACATCTTTGAAGTTATTAGATCATGGACTAGCAGTATGTATTAAGATAGGCTTTTAGTGATGAAGTGTAATATAAGTTTAATATCTTTAAAAAGCAGGTAAGCTTCTAAATTAGTGAAAAATTTGTATCTTATGAATTAAAGATGTTTTATTAATTTGTTGAAATATTATTCACAAACTAAATTCTTTAATGTTCGTCTTCTTTTCGAAGGATTTTAACACATTTAGTATTTTTTCTGTATATTTCTTAGCGTAAATTGGAGTGAGAGAGTGAAATTGTGCAACAGCTTTTAGCCATTCTGAAGTGTTCTTATAATTTTGTACAATAAGATATGAGGCATATGCTATATTATTTGCTGGCTCTATCATCTGTTCTATGTTTTCAAAATTGTGAGCATGATATCTATAATTTATTTGGGAACATCCTACATCTATGTTTGAAATTCCTTGATTCACCTTGCTATTGAAAAATTTTATAGCTTCACTTTTAGTAGAAAATCTATATGACTCACCAGCGATTCCTATAGTCCATGGCCATGCTAATGCCATTCCAGCTTCTGAGTTATATATTCCAGACTCTACCACTGTAATAGCCAACAATAGATTTTCAGATATATTGTATTTTTTCTCATAAAAGATTGCAGGGATAATGCATTTTCTGTGTTCCAGCATATTGAATTTAATATCAGCATTAGGAGCACAATAGCCCTTTTTATAAAAACAAAAGGAAGAAGTAAGCAGTAAAAAAGCGAAAGAAATATTGCTTATTTTCCATATTTTCATTGTTGTTATACCAACATAAATTAGTAATAGATATTCTGACACACGTATTGCAAAAAGCAAGACATCTGTGTATGCTCACATCGAGTTGAACATACATAATTAGTGACTATGCATAGCGTTTTAAATTTCCTTCATATTGTTCCTTCTTTTCTTATTCTTGGCTTATTTCTAGTAATTTCTTTACGTTCTTTATGGCGCAAGTTCATTAATAGTAAGTTGGGTTATGAGTCCGAAGCTTCTTTTTTAATGGGCTCTTTAATGCTCTCTGCTGTTGGTATTGTGGCAGGTAGTTTTGTGCATCACGGTCATGAGCATGCTTTAGGTCTATTAGATCCTTGCTTTATATATGCTGCTGCATCAGTTATTGTTTCTATTACTTATCGTAAGGTATTAGCTAAGAAAATAGCGTAATTTGTTCTATCTGAAGTTTTTATTTGGTAGTTTAATTACTGGTAGTAGATTTTGTATTAATCTTTTTGTCTTTTTAGGCTGCGGGGAGAGCATAGTATTTGTTATGGGTAGAATTTTGTAATTTCTATTGATAAAGCTGTAGTTTTTTTTGGATATTATTTAGTGAATATTTGTAAATCATAGAAGGGAGCTGCTGTTCTTTATACTTTATAGGAGAGTGGCTCATGAGAATTACTCATTTGTTACTTCGTGTTCTTCCACTTTTTAGCCATGAGTCTTCCTAGCCTCTTCTAGCTTATTGTGTTTTTTTATTATTTTCGTTGGATGATTTCAGGATTGATGTACCAATGATGTTATTGTTGAACATAGTATCGCGGTAAAATTGTGTATATGAGCTTGCAGTGTTTCTAAAACTTACTTTTTTAGAGTAAAATTTTAGTTCTTCACGATCATGGATATGTAGTAAGTTTTTTTACTTCTGGATGTAAAAAAAACGTTGTATTACTTAGTCGAGTACTATCCATTCACTTTTATAAAAAGCTGTTGTAAAATAATTATCTTTTATAAAAATATTTTTAAGGTATTTTGATATTCATTCGTTTTAAATCGAGAAATATTCAATTTATATGAAATATATTCTTTTTCACTTTAAATCTACTAAAGATTCATTTATTATCCGGTGATTTTTGTATTTACAATCATTTTAGTTGCTTAGAAGTAGTAATTTATCGATGTCTATATTTTTAGGTGATAAAATATGTAATATTTCCCCTATCTATAATTTCAATCATTCAATGGTAAATGAAATAAATTATTATTGGTAGTATATTTTTCCTACAGATATAAATTATAATCATTGCTATAATTTCATATATTAGTTGAGTATCTACTTTATAATCTTCTAAACTATGGCATTTAGCTATCTATGAAGTATTGTAAAGTACGTATAATTTTCTTACCATTACCTCCCTAATAAGAGCACATCTGTAGTTCATGAATAGGTTAAATGAGAGCGAAATCAAAAAGCAATAATACTTTTGTAGTGGATGTTGGTACTTCCAAAATTGCTATGATACTCGCTAAAGTGAGTGACATCAGAGACGGAATAGAGATTATAGATTCATATTGTGCTTCTAGTGTTGGAGTAAAGGAAGGAGTCATAGCAGATCCTCATGCATTACGTGATGTGGTTAGACACTGTTTTAGTCACTTTTTCCGTCATATGAACGATAAAAAGACTGATGTGTATGTTACACTACCTTCAAGTGTTCTCACTTCAATTCTTACTGAGACAAAACTCAATATTGCAGGTCACGCTGTGACATACAAAGATATTAATAAAATGGCTATCGAAGCTGATAATAATAACTGCAAAAAGAGAAACTTAGATACGATACATAGTTTTGTGTATAATTATTCTATAGATGGTTATGATGGAATAGTGTCTCCGATAGGAATGCATGGTAATACATTAATTTGTGATACGCACTTTGTTGCATGCCAAGATTCTACAATAATGAATATTTCAAGTTTCTTTGAGAATTGTGGAATATCGGTAAATCATTATGTATGCGGGCATTATGCTGGTACTTGTTCCACTATTACGGAAGATGAAACAGAATTAGGTGTGTGTGTTATAGAATTTGGAGGTGGAGTGACGTCTATCTCGATATTTCATGAGAAGCACATGGTGTATATTGGATATGTGCCATATGGTGGTATGAATATTACGAATGATATAGCTAAGACATTTGGTGTTAAGATAAAGGATGCGGAGAAGATAAAGAATCTGCATGCTAATTTACTTGAGTATAAACAATCCGGACAAGTGATAATTGAAGATTGCGACACACAATACGATCAAGAAATCACTACAGCATTGTTAGATGAAATAGTAAAAGCAAGAATTGAAGAAATAATAGAGATGCTACTAAAGAAATGTCCAAATGAGTGGATGAAAAAAGTAAGTGCATGTGTGCTAATAGGTGGTTCTACAAAAATTGTTGGTATAGATGAGTTGATTAGAAAGATGTCAGGTATTAAAACAAGAATTGGGAGACCGATAAAGAAGTTTTCACCAGATGATAGGTTAGAAGTGGAATATGCAAATGCTATAGGAGTTCTAAAATTTATTAACGATCAAAAGATTCGTCACAGGAAGTATACAATGCTGAGAAGTACTAGTTCTGTTGAAGGTATCTTACAGAAAATAAAAAAAATATTTTTAGAGTAATATAATGAAGATCGAAGCGTGTAGTTCTAGAAACGTATCGAAGGAAGTGAAAATATACTCGGTAACAGAGATTTCACGGCACGTAAAAGGACTACTTGAGAATAGTTATCTAGATATTAAAGTACGTGGAGAAATTTCATCCATAGATCGAAGAAAAGGGCATATTTTTATAGAGTTAAAAGATTCATCATCAGCGAGTAAGTTAAAAGATTCATCATCAGTGAATATAATATTAAAAGTCACAATTTGGGAAAATAATAGTAGAAATATTAAACTTAGTTCAGAGATAAAAGAAGGAGTAGAAGTGATATGTATAGGTTCTCTTAGTTCTGTCAGTAACTCTAGTTATTACCTAAAACCAACTTCAATTGAGATTAGTGGAGAAGGGGCTTTAAAAGCAGAATTTGAAAAACGCAAGAAAGAGTATACAGAGAAAGGATATTTTTTAGAAGAGAGGAAAAAGAAGTTACCTCCGTTCCCACGAATAATAGGAGTGATAACATCAATTCAAGGTGCGGTAATAGAAGACATAGTAAATACGATTTCTCAACGTATACCTACAATTCTTTTTATATTCGATGTAAGTGTGCAAGGGCAAACAGCAGTCGCTGAAATATGTAACGCATTGCAGAAATTTCAATCCCTTCCAAAGTATACGGACTTTGAGTTAAATAACTTTATAGAAAAGACTACAGAAGAAACAGTTGAAATGAATTTTCAAGAGCTTCCTCAGCCGGATGTATTGATAATTGCGAGAGGTGGTGGATCTGTATCTGATTTACAGACATTCAATGAAGAAGCTATAATAGAAGCAATATATCATTGCACAATCCCTATTATATCTGGGATTGGACATGCTCCGGATAGTACGCTTTCAGAGCACGTAGCAGATAAAGGAGTACATACACCAACAGCAGCAGCAGAAGCTGCTATTAAAAGTATTGGTGACTTACAGCATGCTCGAGCAATGCAAGATGTTATGTATGTGCTTGAGAAAAAGTTTGATGAAGCTAAAAATAAATTGGAAAGTGCAAACAGAACTCTTAATGAGAAATATAATATACTCGAGCGTAATATAGAAAAATTCTCTGATAAAGTACGTTCAAAGTTAAAAGAAATAGCAATTGATGTTGGTTATCAACTCAATGATAATTGCTCAAGGCTTGAATCAAAATTCGAAAGAATAAGCTCTAGTATAGACAGTATGTGCAGCGATATGCGTAAGGTTGTCGGTGCTCAGTACAAATATGATAACGAAAGAATACAATGGCATAAAAGTGCTATAATTCAGAGCGGTAGGAGTATTGAAGGAAGATTGC
Coding sequences:
- a CDS encoding AAA family ATPase encodes the protein MDNINSTNSSNLDENVENVSESENAEEENDKGDRNDDDMVCLSVEASKEKQYKSLRNNVELKFKKKSDGKGNLIVITGVNGAGKTHFLQGIARDVTNALLTTRNSAYDYFHNRLCTIGDIYHELEDILREIYKHSKRPHSWQNCLFNEDKEEYKVRDSVLIRLLVYMEGLFFFRRGGAALEITEFSKREITEFLKALNLLKIEHIENYHCIIRDSDSCKKILIILEEIFAKTSAESRGIKDTKKITKESEFEQYIQKLFVRSAIEMHRDVVKALKSIISYHIFEILNLEEDINSSIKKCNISFKYKFTIVGEEFCFTGTTKLKTGEELPINLRFEELSSGEKMIFELICYATFCKMLNIKYLLFDEFDASLNPQLAESYIKTVREVLLKSGITVVLTTHSPSTVIEVEPDELWWMSRMRRDDGSEEVELKSAENKGGKVKILDFLAPRFTPSEDAAKLTYSAIPNGSIVIFVEGESDLAFFEAVNEKMESISKKNRYHFCYLGGITRASYITFMLQNFPNNLKKIIFMLDSDNAGCEAIVNFLENKIKDQDFKKKFVTENNIFLTLIQSSDGDTGEYKLEEMIKDIMEETSRNGSSPLKCNFILLLLKEKWKMMKIMKVINILVLSNKSSSKDGVELIKDIINYSCDELKGAYESKVSSLKGCDIENWNELIQDCKEEDKEKLEKAGKELVGFIGAIVKHLNEVIDYFGQLNGDSKDISAATSNRKKINWKEIEGTINTSCVGTINNIIANLEEIKNDKKGKQLEGNTEKWDEAIELIKIVANGTTSELNKEVMKTIIPSDPMTSEPVKRQFDWINSIIEYSEGKQEKFGKEVKISKKGRNVKIVTRK
- the ndk gene encoding nucleoside-diphosphate kinase, which encodes MQKYTLSIIKPDAVARKKIGAIIADIESAGFTIVAQRMIHMSKDEARAFYAVHSERPFFNSLVDYISSGAIVVQVLEKGTDVVMAYRKLMGATNPSDAEVGTLRRTYGASIEENAVHGSDSDENAKIEIEFFFKSNDFSNK
- the ftsA gene encoding cell division protein FtsA, with the protein product MRAKSKSNNTFVVDVGTSKIAMILAKVSDIRDGIEIIDSYCASSVGVKEGVIADPHALRDVVRHCFSHFFRHMNDKKTDVYVTLPSSVLTSILTETKLNIAGHAVTYKDINKMAIEADNNNCKKRNLDTIHSFVYNYSIDGYDGIVSPIGMHGNTLICDTHFVACQDSTIMNISSFFENCGISVNHYVCGHYAGTCSTITEDETELGVCVIEFGGGVTSISIFHEKHMVYIGYVPYGGMNITNDIAKTFGVKIKDAEKIKNLHANLLEYKQSGQVIIEDCDTQYDQEITTALLDEIVKARIEEIIEMLLKKCPNEWMKKVSACVLIGGSTKIVGIDELIRKMSGIKTRIGRPIKKFSPDDRLEVEYANAIGVLKFINDQKIRHRKYTMLRSTSSVEGILQKIKKIFLE
- a CDS encoding exodeoxyribonuclease VII large subunit encodes the protein MKIEACSSRNVSKEVKIYSVTEISRHVKGLLENSYLDIKVRGEISSIDRRKGHIFIELKDSSSASKLKDSSSVNIILKVTIWENNSRNIKLSSEIKEGVEVICIGSLSSVSNSSYYLKPTSIEISGEGALKAEFEKRKKEYTEKGYFLEERKKKLPPFPRIIGVITSIQGAVIEDIVNTISQRIPTILFIFDVSVQGQTAVAEICNALQKFQSLPKYTDFELNNFIEKTTEETVEMNFQELPQPDVLIIARGGGSVSDLQTFNEEAIIEAIYHCTIPIISGIGHAPDSTLSEHVADKGVHTPTAAAEAAIKSIGDLQHARAMQDVMYVLEKKFDEAKNKLESANRTLNEKYNILERNIEKFSDKVRSKLKEIAIDVGYQLNDNCSRLESKFERISSSIDSMCSDMRKVVGAQYKYDNERIQWHKSAIIQSGRSIEGRLQRYETEVARILADVIKDINSSIVQVEHSLNMHNQKLLKFDYKDILKRGFAVVRTKDGTVIQSRDLALQESMIEIQVSDGYITAIVKDNSKSK